The Agromyces marinus genome window below encodes:
- a CDS encoding malate dehydrogenase, with protein sequence MSRSPVTVTITGAGGQIGYALLFRIASGAMLGPDTPVRLNLLEIPQGLRAAEGAALELQDAAFPLLSHVDVTADPASAFTGANVALLVGARPRTAGMERGDLLEANGGIFGPQGRAINDHAADDVRVVAVGNPANTNALIAASHAPDVPRERFTALTRLDHNRALGQLAPAVDTPVGGIRGVTIWGNHSATQYPDVAHATADGAPVPALLAARLGGADAARAWLADEFVPRVARRGAEVIEVRGSSSVASAASATIDHVHDWVLGTGDRGWTSAAIWSHGEYGVAEGVISSFPVVSEGGEWHVVEGLEIDEFARTRIDASVAELVDERETVRARGLV encoded by the coding sequence ATGAGCCGCAGTCCGGTCACCGTCACGATCACCGGCGCCGGGGGGCAGATCGGCTATGCGCTGCTGTTCCGCATCGCGTCGGGCGCCATGCTCGGCCCCGACACGCCGGTGCGCCTGAACCTGCTCGAGATCCCGCAGGGCCTGCGGGCCGCCGAGGGGGCTGCGCTCGAGCTCCAGGACGCCGCGTTCCCGCTGCTCTCGCACGTCGACGTGACGGCCGACCCGGCGTCCGCGTTCACGGGAGCGAACGTCGCGCTGCTCGTCGGCGCTCGTCCCCGCACCGCGGGCATGGAGCGCGGCGACCTGCTCGAGGCCAACGGCGGCATCTTCGGCCCGCAGGGGCGGGCGATCAACGACCACGCCGCAGACGACGTCCGGGTCGTGGCCGTCGGCAACCCGGCGAACACGAACGCGCTCATCGCGGCCTCGCACGCACCCGACGTCCCGCGCGAACGGTTCACGGCGCTCACCCGGCTCGACCACAACCGCGCGCTCGGGCAGCTCGCCCCGGCGGTCGACACCCCGGTGGGCGGCATCCGCGGGGTGACGATCTGGGGCAACCACTCGGCGACCCAGTACCCGGACGTGGCCCACGCGACCGCCGACGGCGCGCCCGTCCCGGCGCTGCTCGCGGCGCGGCTCGGTGGAGCGGATGCCGCACGCGCGTGGCTCGCGGACGAGTTCGTGCCGCGCGTGGCGCGCCGCGGCGCGGAGGTCATCGAGGTGCGCGGGTCGTCATCCGTGGCGTCGGCGGCGTCGGCGACGATCGACCACGTGCACGACTGGGTGCTCGGCACGGGCGATCGCGGGTGGACGAGCGCGGCGATCTGGTCGCACGGCGAGTACGGCGTCGCCGAGGGCGTGATCTCGTCGTTCCCCGTGGTCTCCGAGGGCGGCGAGTGGCACGTCGTCGAGGGCCTCGAGATCGACGAGTTCGCTCGCACGCGCATCGACGCGTCCGTCGCCGAACTCGTCGACGAGCGCGAGACGGTGCGGGCGCGCGGGCTCGTCTGA
- the ypfJ gene encoding KPN_02809 family neutral zinc metallopeptidase, with protein MTFNPDADIRGGRASRRGRTTGIAVGGGIGVLALVLIGSFLGVDLSGFLGAGAPSGEDAALEQCETGQDANERIDCRMQGASASLEEYWVEAAPSIGLDYASPQGFVLFDQAVATGCGNASSATGPFYCPPDQTIYLDTSFYAQLEQQFGAEGGPLAEMYVVAHEWGHHVQNLAGVLDSTRDGLTGPASNAVRVELQADCFAGAWAGAASTTEDPDGTPFLQPISPDQYRQAIDAAASVGDDRIQSATQGQVTPHTFSHGTSEQRVRWFATGYDEGVGACNTLQVPDSEL; from the coding sequence ATGACCTTCAACCCCGATGCCGACATCCGCGGCGGCAGGGCGTCGCGGCGTGGACGCACCACGGGCATCGCCGTCGGCGGCGGCATCGGCGTGCTCGCGCTCGTGCTGATCGGCTCGTTCCTCGGCGTCGACCTCAGCGGCTTCCTCGGTGCGGGCGCGCCGTCCGGCGAGGATGCCGCGCTCGAGCAGTGCGAGACCGGACAGGACGCCAACGAACGCATCGACTGCCGCATGCAGGGTGCATCCGCGTCGCTCGAGGAGTACTGGGTCGAGGCCGCTCCGAGCATCGGGCTCGACTACGCGTCGCCGCAGGGCTTCGTGCTGTTCGACCAGGCGGTCGCGACCGGGTGCGGCAACGCGTCATCGGCGACGGGACCGTTCTACTGCCCGCCGGACCAGACGATCTACCTCGACACCTCGTTCTACGCGCAGCTCGAGCAGCAGTTCGGTGCGGAGGGCGGGCCGCTCGCCGAGATGTACGTGGTCGCGCACGAGTGGGGGCACCACGTGCAGAACCTCGCTGGCGTGCTCGACTCGACGCGCGACGGGCTCACCGGCCCCGCCTCGAACGCGGTCCGCGTCGAGTTGCAGGCCGATTGCTTCGCCGGGGCGTGGGCCGGCGCCGCGTCGACGACCGAGGACCCGGACGGCACCCCGTTCCTGCAGCCGATCAGTCCCGACCAGTACCGTCAGGCGATCGATGCCGCGGCGAGCGTCGGGGACGACCGCATCCAGTCCGCGACCCAGGGGCAGGTGACGCCGCACACCTTCTCGCACGGGACGAGCGAGCAGCGCGTGCGCTGGTTCGCCACGGGCTACGACGAGGGCGTCGGGGCCTGCAACACCCTCCAGGTGCCGGACTCCGAGCTCTGA
- a CDS encoding dihydrofolate reductase family protein — translation MGRILFDTATALNGFIADEQNSLAWLFAVDGGTTPDAEVLPANAGVLVEGSTTYEWVLAESDILAHPERWREFHGDRPTFVFTTRDLPVPDGADITFLRGDVADALPRLRAAAGDTDIWVVGGGDLAGQFLDAGALDEIAVSIAPVLLTGGAPLLPRRLESDRLRLVSAKAVGQFARLVYAVEPPRGA, via the coding sequence ATGGGACGCATCCTCTTCGACACCGCCACCGCGCTGAACGGCTTCATCGCCGACGAGCAGAACTCGCTCGCCTGGCTGTTCGCCGTCGACGGCGGCACGACGCCCGATGCCGAGGTCCTCCCCGCGAACGCGGGCGTGCTCGTGGAGGGCTCGACGACGTACGAATGGGTCCTTGCCGAGTCCGACATCCTCGCGCACCCGGAACGATGGCGCGAGTTCCACGGCGACCGACCGACCTTCGTGTTCACGACACGCGACCTGCCCGTGCCCGACGGCGCCGACATCACCTTCCTCCGCGGCGACGTCGCCGACGCGCTCCCGCGCCTGCGCGCCGCGGCCGGCGACACCGACATCTGGGTCGTCGGCGGCGGCGACCTCGCGGGGCAGTTCCTCGACGCCGGCGCGCTCGACGAGATCGCGGTGTCGATCGCACCGGTGCTGCTGACCGGCGGCGCTCCCCTGCTGCCGCGCAGGCTCGAGTCCGATCGCCTCCGGCTGGTCTCGGCGAAAGCGGTCGGCCAGTTCGCGCGACTGGTCTACGCCGTCGAGCCGCCCCGCGGCGCCTGA
- a CDS encoding HPP family protein, whose translation MPVRDAFTPARRKQLIVGIIVGALVGVLISLWTGFWLWMLPGIAVGLAAGAIMRPPGDETDAAGSRRR comes from the coding sequence ATGCCCGTCCGCGACGCCTTCACGCCCGCCCGCCGCAAGCAGCTCATCGTCGGCATCATCGTGGGCGCCCTCGTCGGCGTCCTGATCAGCCTCTGGACCGGGTTCTGGCTGTGGATGCTCCCCGGCATCGCGGTGGGCCTGGCCGCCGGCGCGATCATGCGGCCGCCCGGCGACGAAACGGATGCCGCGGGCTCGCGTCGCCGCTGA
- a CDS encoding DMT family transporter, giving the protein MRSVLLVLAAAVCFGTTGTAQALGPEADPLSLGAARILIGGGALAGVALALHVAGRRRDATGTSVAPTSGDRTHRVPAFALAALGAVGVLAYQPAFFLGTATNGVAVGTVVALGSAPVLTGALDWAIRRRRPGPAWSAATLLATVGVTLLASATGTGPGAVDPLGIAASVGAGGSYAVYTLSGKALLDRGWAPAAAMGSMFGIAAAVSLPVLLASDASWLAEPGGVAMALWLGLVTTTAAYLLFGAGLRGLEPATVSTLTLAEPLTATLLGVLLLQERLPGTAVLGLAVLAAGIVALALANGRRMPRRPTSTRVSSVADSVPAWDASSSTPPPR; this is encoded by the coding sequence ATGCGCTCCGTCCTGCTCGTGCTCGCGGCCGCCGTGTGCTTCGGCACCACGGGGACCGCGCAGGCGCTCGGACCCGAAGCAGACCCGCTCTCGCTCGGCGCGGCGCGCATCCTGATCGGCGGTGGGGCGCTTGCGGGCGTCGCACTGGCCCTGCACGTCGCCGGACGTCGGCGGGACGCGACCGGGACATCCGTCGCACCGACGTCCGGCGACCGGACCCACCGGGTCCCCGCGTTCGCCCTTGCGGCGCTCGGCGCCGTCGGCGTGCTCGCGTACCAGCCGGCGTTCTTCCTCGGCACCGCGACCAACGGCGTCGCCGTCGGCACGGTCGTCGCGCTCGGGTCGGCGCCCGTGCTCACGGGTGCGCTCGACTGGGCGATCAGGCGGCGGCGACCCGGCCCCGCCTGGTCGGCCGCGACCCTGCTCGCGACGGTCGGCGTGACGCTCCTCGCGTCGGCGACGGGAACCGGTCCGGGCGCGGTCGACCCGCTCGGCATCGCCGCCTCCGTCGGCGCGGGCGGGTCCTATGCGGTCTACACGCTGTCGGGCAAGGCGCTGCTCGACCGCGGCTGGGCGCCAGCGGCGGCCATGGGCTCGATGTTCGGCATCGCGGCCGCGGTGAGCCTCCCGGTCCTGCTCGCCTCCGACGCGTCGTGGCTGGCCGAGCCGGGCGGCGTCGCGATGGCGTTGTGGCTCGGCCTCGTGACGACGACCGCGGCGTACCTCCTGTTCGGGGCGGGCCTGCGCGGCCTCGAGCCGGCGACGGTGTCCACGCTCACGCTCGCCGAGCCGCTGACCGCGACGCTGCTGGGCGTGCTGCTGCTGCAGGAACGACTGCCCGGAACGGCCGTGCTCGGGCTGGCCGTGCTCGCGGCCGGCATCGTCGCGCTCGCCCTCGCGAACGGCAGGCGGATGCCGCGACGGCCGACCTCGACCCGGGTGTCGTCGGTCGCCGATAGCGTCCCAGCATGGGACGCATCCTCTTCGACACCGCCACCGCGCTGA